Proteins encoded within one genomic window of Columba livia isolate bColLiv1 breed racing homer chromosome 1, bColLiv1.pat.W.v2, whole genome shotgun sequence:
- the ZC3H12C gene encoding probable ribonuclease ZC3H12C isoform X1, translating into MSVCFPANEYGTLYIQEYKQNSKVESSTCSSFMGLKDHLGRDLGHLYVGSTGTQVNAIVPWSVAEKPTMDKVNSRKEDVDKEASEETSGSSSCDSEESTNSDNDSERLNSSASESHLLPKTHRQLCRSPCLGPHILKRNEIFQDFKIEEAQIVPKEVKKAPDVVKEYQTKLEFALKLGYSEEQVQLVLNKLGTDALINDILGELVKLGNKTETDQTVTNANTSVMREASSIESQRSESPLQQDVTEDGDNLRPIVIDGSNVAMSHGNKEVFSCRGIKLAVDWFLERGHKDVTVFVPAWRKEQSRPDALIADQEILRKLEKEKILVFTPSRRVQGRRVVCYDDRFIVKLAFESDGIIVSNDNYRDLANEKPEWKKFIDERLLMYSFVNDKFMPPDDPLGRHGPSLDNFLRKKPIVPEHKKQPCPYGKKCTYGHKCKYYHPERGNQPQRSVADELRAMSRSTAAKTTSEGGLVKSNSVPCSTKSDSTSELKRAAPKRQSDPSIRTQVYQDLEEKLPTKNKLETRSVPSLVSIPCSPAAKPQSTAPLTNGLPSGVHFPPQDQRPQGQYPTVMMATKNHGTPMPYDQYPKCESPVDAGYYSMLSAYSNLSISGPRSPERCFSLDTDYRISSVASDCSSEGSVSCGSSDSYVGYSDRSYVSSPDPQLEENLKCQHMHPHGRLNTQPFLQSYHEPLTRVQSYSHEEPKHHHKPPVPYMAVHLQHPTVGARSSCPNDYSTSQSSSHSKTMHLGRALVSTRIDSISDSRLYDNSPLRHRKPYSGQDGLGSWDRQSYGMDAYGFRQTYSLPSNPTQPCYEQFAFQSLPEQQDQTWRVPYCGIPQDLPRHPDTREKVYINLCNIFPPDLVRIVMKKNPHVTDAQQLAAAILVEKSQLGY; encoded by the exons ATGTCTGTGTGTTTTCCAGCGAAC gAATACGGGACACTTTATATTCAGGAATacaagcaaaacagcaaagtgGAGTCAAGTACATGCAGCAGCTTCATGGGCTTGAAGGATCATCTGGGGCGTGACTTAGGCCACCTTTATGTGGGGAGCACTGGCACACAAGTAAATGCAATTGTACCTTGGTCAGTGGCGGAGAAGCCAACGATGGATAAGGTTAATTCTAGGAAAGAGGATGTAGACAAGGAGGCATCTGAAGAGACTTCTGGAAGCTCCAGCTGTGACTCTGAAGAAAGCACAAATTCTGATAATGATTCAGAGAGACTGAATAGTTCTGCATCAGAATCACATTTATTACCTAAGACTCACCGACAGCTGTGCCGATCTCCTTGCTTAGGGCCTCATAtactaaaaagaaatgaaatcttCCAAGACTTTAAGATAGAAGAGGCTCAGATAGTACCTAAGGAAGTCAAAAAGGCCCCTGATGTGGTGAAAGAATATCAAACCAAACTGGAGTTTGCACTTAAGTTGGGTTACTCTGAAGAGCAGGTTCAACTTGTACTGAATAAACTTGGTACTGATGCTTTAATAAATGATATTTTGGGAGAACTTGTCAAACTTGGGAATAAAACTGAGACTGATCAGACTGTAACTAATGCTAACACTAGTGTAATGCGTGAAGCGTCTTCCATAGAGTCTCAGAGATCAGAGTCTCCGCTGCAGCAGGATGTGACGGAGGACGGTGACAACCTGAGGCCAATAGTTATTGATGGCAGCAACGTTGCAATGAG CCATGGgaacaaagaagtattttcttgtCGAGGAATCAAGTTGGCAGTAGATTGGTTTTTGGAAAGAGGCCACAAGGATGTTACAGTGTTTGTACCAGCATGGAGGAAAGAACAGTCGAGACCTGACGCTCTTATCGCAG ATCAAGAAATCTTGCGTAAATTAGAAAAGGAGAAGATTCTTGTGTTCACACCATCCCGCCGGGTGCAAGGGAGAAGGGTGGTGTGCTACGATGACCGATTTATTGTGAAGTTGGCCTTTGAGTCAGATGGCATCATTGTTTCTAATGATAACTACAGGGATCTAGCTAATGAAAAGCCTGAATGGAAGAAGTTCATAGATGAACGCTTGCTGATGTATTCATTTGTTAATGACAA attTATGCCTCCTGATGATCCTCTTGGCCGCCATGGTCCCAGTCTGGACAATTTTCTTAGGAAGAAGCCTATTGTGCCAGAACATAAGAAGCAACCGTGTCCATATG GGAAGAAATGTACCTATGGACACAAATGCAAATACTATCATCCAGAAAGAGGAAATCAGCCTCAGCGATCTGTAGCTGATGAACTTCGTGCCATGTCTAGAAGCACAGCTGCCAAAACCACAAGTGAAGGAGGACTCGTAAAAAGCAATAGCGTTCCCTGTAGCACTAAAAGTGACAGCACTTCTGAGCTGAAGCGTGCTGCGCCAAAGAGGCAATCGGATCCTAGTATAAGGACTCAAGTCTATCAAGACTTGGAGGAAAAGCTTCCCACCAAAAACAAGTTGGAAACCAGGTCTGTACCTTCTTTAGTTAGTATACCATGTTCCCCTGCTGCAAAACCCCAAAGTACTGCACCTTTAACTAACGGCCTTCCATCCGGAGTTCACTTCCCACCTCAGGATCAAAGACCACAGGGACAGTATCCTACAGTGATGATGGCAACCAAAAATCACGGAACGCCAATGCCTTATGACCAGTATCCAAAATGTGAGTCACCTGTGGATGCAGGGTATTACTCTATGCTGAGTGCATATTCAAATCTCAGTATATCTGGTCCACGTAGTCCTGAAAGGTGCTTCTCCTTGGACACGGACTATAGGATTAGCTCTGTAGCTTCCGACTGCAGCAGCGAAGGGAGCGTTAGCTGTGGCAGCAGTGATTCCTACGTGGGTTACAGCGACCGCTCTTACGTGAGTTCGCCTGACCCACAGCTGGAGGAGAACTTGAAGTGCCAACACATGCACCCCCATGGCCGCCTTAACACTCAGCCCTTCCTACAGAGCTACCACGAGCCTCTCACACGAGTGCAAAGCTATAGTCACGAAGAACCAAAGCATCACCACAAACCTCCCGTTCCATACATGGCTGTGCATCTACAGCATCCAACAGTCGGTGCTCGCTCTAGTTGTCCGAACGACTACTCTACATCTCAGAGTTCGTCACATTCAAAGACCATGCATCTGGGGAGAGCCCTCGTGTCCACGAGAATAGACAGCATTTCAGACTCACGTTTGTATGATAATTCTCCGTTAAGACACAGAAAGCCTTATTCTGGCCAAGATGGGCTTGGAAGTTGGGACAGGCAGAGCTACGGGATGGATGCGTACGGCTTCCGCCAGACCTACTCCTTGCCCAGTAACCCCACGCAGCCGTGTTACGAGCAGTTTGCCTTCCAAAGCTTACCTGAACAGCAGGACCAGACTTGGCGCGTACCTTACTGTGGAATCCCTCAAGACCTTCCAAGGCACCCAGACACCCGGGAGAAGGTTTACATTAACCTCTGCAACATCTTCCCCCCCGATCTTGTGAGGATCGTCATGAAGAAGAACCCTCACGTGACGGACGCTCAGCAGCTCGCTGCAGCCATCTTGGTGGAAAAATCTCAGCTGGGTTATTGA
- the ZC3H12C gene encoding probable ribonuclease ZC3H12C isoform X2: protein MGLKDHLGRDLGHLYVGSTGTQVNAIVPWSVAEKPTMDKVNSRKEDVDKEASEETSGSSSCDSEESTNSDNDSERLNSSASESHLLPKTHRQLCRSPCLGPHILKRNEIFQDFKIEEAQIVPKEVKKAPDVVKEYQTKLEFALKLGYSEEQVQLVLNKLGTDALINDILGELVKLGNKTETDQTVTNANTSVMREASSIESQRSESPLQQDVTEDGDNLRPIVIDGSNVAMSHGNKEVFSCRGIKLAVDWFLERGHKDVTVFVPAWRKEQSRPDALIADQEILRKLEKEKILVFTPSRRVQGRRVVCYDDRFIVKLAFESDGIIVSNDNYRDLANEKPEWKKFIDERLLMYSFVNDKFMPPDDPLGRHGPSLDNFLRKKPIVPEHKKQPCPYGKKCTYGHKCKYYHPERGNQPQRSVADELRAMSRSTAAKTTSEGGLVKSNSVPCSTKSDSTSELKRAAPKRQSDPSIRTQVYQDLEEKLPTKNKLETRSVPSLVSIPCSPAAKPQSTAPLTNGLPSGVHFPPQDQRPQGQYPTVMMATKNHGTPMPYDQYPKCESPVDAGYYSMLSAYSNLSISGPRSPERCFSLDTDYRISSVASDCSSEGSVSCGSSDSYVGYSDRSYVSSPDPQLEENLKCQHMHPHGRLNTQPFLQSYHEPLTRVQSYSHEEPKHHHKPPVPYMAVHLQHPTVGARSSCPNDYSTSQSSSHSKTMHLGRALVSTRIDSISDSRLYDNSPLRHRKPYSGQDGLGSWDRQSYGMDAYGFRQTYSLPSNPTQPCYEQFAFQSLPEQQDQTWRVPYCGIPQDLPRHPDTREKVYINLCNIFPPDLVRIVMKKNPHVTDAQQLAAAILVEKSQLGY, encoded by the exons ATGGGCTTGAAGGATCATCTGGGGCGTGACTTAGGCCACCTTTATGTGGGGAGCACTGGCACACAAGTAAATGCAATTGTACCTTGGTCAGTGGCGGAGAAGCCAACGATGGATAAGGTTAATTCTAGGAAAGAGGATGTAGACAAGGAGGCATCTGAAGAGACTTCTGGAAGCTCCAGCTGTGACTCTGAAGAAAGCACAAATTCTGATAATGATTCAGAGAGACTGAATAGTTCTGCATCAGAATCACATTTATTACCTAAGACTCACCGACAGCTGTGCCGATCTCCTTGCTTAGGGCCTCATAtactaaaaagaaatgaaatcttCCAAGACTTTAAGATAGAAGAGGCTCAGATAGTACCTAAGGAAGTCAAAAAGGCCCCTGATGTGGTGAAAGAATATCAAACCAAACTGGAGTTTGCACTTAAGTTGGGTTACTCTGAAGAGCAGGTTCAACTTGTACTGAATAAACTTGGTACTGATGCTTTAATAAATGATATTTTGGGAGAACTTGTCAAACTTGGGAATAAAACTGAGACTGATCAGACTGTAACTAATGCTAACACTAGTGTAATGCGTGAAGCGTCTTCCATAGAGTCTCAGAGATCAGAGTCTCCGCTGCAGCAGGATGTGACGGAGGACGGTGACAACCTGAGGCCAATAGTTATTGATGGCAGCAACGTTGCAATGAG CCATGGgaacaaagaagtattttcttgtCGAGGAATCAAGTTGGCAGTAGATTGGTTTTTGGAAAGAGGCCACAAGGATGTTACAGTGTTTGTACCAGCATGGAGGAAAGAACAGTCGAGACCTGACGCTCTTATCGCAG ATCAAGAAATCTTGCGTAAATTAGAAAAGGAGAAGATTCTTGTGTTCACACCATCCCGCCGGGTGCAAGGGAGAAGGGTGGTGTGCTACGATGACCGATTTATTGTGAAGTTGGCCTTTGAGTCAGATGGCATCATTGTTTCTAATGATAACTACAGGGATCTAGCTAATGAAAAGCCTGAATGGAAGAAGTTCATAGATGAACGCTTGCTGATGTATTCATTTGTTAATGACAA attTATGCCTCCTGATGATCCTCTTGGCCGCCATGGTCCCAGTCTGGACAATTTTCTTAGGAAGAAGCCTATTGTGCCAGAACATAAGAAGCAACCGTGTCCATATG GGAAGAAATGTACCTATGGACACAAATGCAAATACTATCATCCAGAAAGAGGAAATCAGCCTCAGCGATCTGTAGCTGATGAACTTCGTGCCATGTCTAGAAGCACAGCTGCCAAAACCACAAGTGAAGGAGGACTCGTAAAAAGCAATAGCGTTCCCTGTAGCACTAAAAGTGACAGCACTTCTGAGCTGAAGCGTGCTGCGCCAAAGAGGCAATCGGATCCTAGTATAAGGACTCAAGTCTATCAAGACTTGGAGGAAAAGCTTCCCACCAAAAACAAGTTGGAAACCAGGTCTGTACCTTCTTTAGTTAGTATACCATGTTCCCCTGCTGCAAAACCCCAAAGTACTGCACCTTTAACTAACGGCCTTCCATCCGGAGTTCACTTCCCACCTCAGGATCAAAGACCACAGGGACAGTATCCTACAGTGATGATGGCAACCAAAAATCACGGAACGCCAATGCCTTATGACCAGTATCCAAAATGTGAGTCACCTGTGGATGCAGGGTATTACTCTATGCTGAGTGCATATTCAAATCTCAGTATATCTGGTCCACGTAGTCCTGAAAGGTGCTTCTCCTTGGACACGGACTATAGGATTAGCTCTGTAGCTTCCGACTGCAGCAGCGAAGGGAGCGTTAGCTGTGGCAGCAGTGATTCCTACGTGGGTTACAGCGACCGCTCTTACGTGAGTTCGCCTGACCCACAGCTGGAGGAGAACTTGAAGTGCCAACACATGCACCCCCATGGCCGCCTTAACACTCAGCCCTTCCTACAGAGCTACCACGAGCCTCTCACACGAGTGCAAAGCTATAGTCACGAAGAACCAAAGCATCACCACAAACCTCCCGTTCCATACATGGCTGTGCATCTACAGCATCCAACAGTCGGTGCTCGCTCTAGTTGTCCGAACGACTACTCTACATCTCAGAGTTCGTCACATTCAAAGACCATGCATCTGGGGAGAGCCCTCGTGTCCACGAGAATAGACAGCATTTCAGACTCACGTTTGTATGATAATTCTCCGTTAAGACACAGAAAGCCTTATTCTGGCCAAGATGGGCTTGGAAGTTGGGACAGGCAGAGCTACGGGATGGATGCGTACGGCTTCCGCCAGACCTACTCCTTGCCCAGTAACCCCACGCAGCCGTGTTACGAGCAGTTTGCCTTCCAAAGCTTACCTGAACAGCAGGACCAGACTTGGCGCGTACCTTACTGTGGAATCCCTCAAGACCTTCCAAGGCACCCAGACACCCGGGAGAAGGTTTACATTAACCTCTGCAACATCTTCCCCCCCGATCTTGTGAGGATCGTCATGAAGAAGAACCCTCACGTGACGGACGCTCAGCAGCTCGCTGCAGCCATCTTGGTGGAAAAATCTCAGCTGGGTTATTGA